One region of Thunnus albacares chromosome 20, fThuAlb1.1, whole genome shotgun sequence genomic DNA includes:
- the LOC122971757 gene encoding scavenger receptor cysteine-rich type 1 protein M130-like, giving the protein MNLMIFLSPDSVRLVNGTTMCSGRLEVKFNHFNQSWSSVCEADFDQQDAEVVCRELGCGAPSVLQGALYGEVEAPMWTKEFQCGGNESALLDCGRSDSNRSTCSPGKAVGLTCSEPVRLVGGASRCAGTLEVKRTKWRPVQDSDWTLKEAAAACGDMDCGSAISTGRRKNSLAGFVWWIRSDCVQSGYALRECASSSSSSSIMELICSDLLVQPIISMSSTMDGVSEVQVQQQGFQVHRGSDFTISCSVQPQYPGGSFHLTFTSSNTTYNYTLPAVNHSADFLFPAADPAHQGNYSCVYEVFVFSHNFSSESRLLSLTVTDPTVFIIRWVVLPVTLLLFIIAIYFILKASRGQKSGQQENIELDSYNLGVSRAEEEGAQRAE; this is encoded by the exons ATGAATTTAAtgatctttctctctccagactctgtcaggctggtgaatgggactactatgtgttcaggcagactggaggttaAGTTTAACCACTTTAACCAGTCGTGGTcttcagtgtgtgaagctgactttgaccagcaggatgcagaggtggtctgtagggagctcggctgtggggctccttcagtcctccagggggcgctctatggagaagtggaggctccgatgtggaccaaagagttccagtgtggaggcaatgagtctgctctcctggactgtggaagatcagactcaaatagaagcacctgctcacctggcaaagctgttggactcacttgctcag agcctgtcaggttggtgggaggagccagtcgctgtgcaggtacactggaggtgaaacgaACAAAGTGGAGACCAGTGCAGGACTCTGATTGGACCCTgaaggaagcagctgcagcctgTGGAGATatggactgtggctctgctaTTTCTACAGGAAGGAGAAAGAATTCCTTAGCTGGATTTGTATGGTGGATCAGATCTGACTGTGTTCAGTCTGGATATGCCCTGAGGGAATGTGCATCATCaagttcctcttcctccatcatggAGCTCAtctgctcag accTGCTGGTTCAGCCAATCATCTCTATGTCTTCTACCATGGACGGGGTCTCTGaggtccaggtccagcagcAGGGGTTTCAGGTGCATCGGGGCTCCGACTTCACCATCAGCTGCTCCGTCCAACCTCAGTACCCAGGAGGCTCCTTCCACctcaccttcacctcctccaacaCAACATACAACTACACCCtgccagctgtcaatcactctgctgacttcctgtttcctgctgcagaccCCGCCCACCAAGGGAACTACAGCTGTGTTTATGaagtctttgttttttcacataaCTTCTCCTCTGAGAGCCGTctgctgtctctcactgtcacaG ATCCAACAGTTTTTATCATCAGATGGGTCGTCCTGCCGGTGActctgctgttgttcatcattgCCATCTATTTCATCCTGAAG gccagcagggggcagaagTCAGGCCAGCAGGAGAACATTGAGCTGGATTCTTATAATCTCGGTGTTTCCAgagctgaagaggaaggagctCAGAGAGCAGAGTAG